The Tripterygium wilfordii isolate XIE 37 chromosome 4, ASM1340144v1, whole genome shotgun sequence genome has a window encoding:
- the LOC119997997 gene encoding uncharacterized protein LOC119997997 isoform X1 — protein sequence MSFSLTVLTFNLKEDQPEGSPNSWEKRRDLCISVITSYSPMILCTQQGVKSQLDYLQQCLSGYNQFGVSRKGPQDTLDEHCTIFYDKEKVELLEGGTFWLSESPSVPGSISWGAEVPCIATWATFQLKGVEPPGFSFQIVNTILDEFSARARRRSALLTWQHIASLPPSLPVVYCGGFNTQKESTTGRFLLGRSREHGAVGDMRDVWPIARVRKNVSLVRTYHGFKGDKQGALEYFKLILRALCLCWDRQTQDLHVDWVLFRGRSLIPVLCEVVNDNIDGFYPSSHYPIFAEFMLPRTVRMPEPPTTQEENEVS from the exons ATGAGCTTTTCTTTGACTGTACTGACCTTCAATCTCAAAGAAGATCAGCCTGAAGGCAGTCCAAATTCGTGGGAGAAGAGAAGGGATTTGTGTATTAGTGTCATCACCAGTTACTCTCCTATGATTCTTTGTACCCAACAAG GTGTGAAATCGCAGTTGGATTATCTTCAACAGTGTTTGTCGG GTTATAATCAATTTGGAGTGTCTAGAAAAGGACCCCAAGACACTTTGGATGAGCATTGCACCATCTTCTATGACAAAGAGAAG GTAGAGCTGCTAGAAGGAGGAACATTTTGGCTATCAGAATCTCCTTCTGTACCAGGGAGCATATCATGGGGTGCTGAGGTTCCATGTATTGCCACATGGGCA ACCTTCCAATTAAAAGGAGTTGAGCCACCAGGTTTCTCATTTCAGATAGTGAATACAATTTTGGATGAATTCAGCGCTCGTGCTCGTAGACGAAGTGCTTTACTAACTTGGCAGCACATTGCATCTTTACCTCCTAGCTTGCCAGTTGTATACTGTGGAGGATTTAACACACAGAAGGAATCAACTACGGGACGCTTTCTACTTGGGCGGTCCAG AGAACATGGTGCGGTAGGAGATATGAGAGATGTATGGCCCattgcaagagtaaggaaaaaTGTTTCACTGGTCCGCACATATCACGGATTCAAGG GTGACAAGCAAGGAGCTCTTGAATACTTCAAGTTGATTCTGAGAGCACTCTGCCTCTGCTGGGACCGTCAAACTCAAGATCTACATGTAGATTGGGTTCTCTTCAGAGGCAGGTCTCTGATTCCTGTACTGTGCGAGGTGGTTAACGATAATATTGATGGGTTCTATCCATCCTCACACTATCCTATTTTTGCTGAGTTTATGCTTCCTCGCACTGTGAGAATGCCCGAACCACCGACTActcaagaagaaaatgaagttaGCTAA
- the LOC119997997 gene encoding uncharacterized protein LOC119997997 isoform X2 produces the protein MSFSLTVLTFNLKEDQPEGSPNSWEKRRDLCISVITSYSPMILCTQQGVKSQLDYLQQCLSGYNQFGVSRKGPQDTLDEHCTIFYDKEKIVNTILDEFSARARRRSALLTWQHIASLPPSLPVVYCGGFNTQKESTTGRFLLGRSREHGAVGDMRDVWPIARVRKNVSLVRTYHGFKGDKQGALEYFKLILRALCLCWDRQTQDLHVDWVLFRGRSLIPVLCEVVNDNIDGFYPSSHYPIFAEFMLPRTVRMPEPPTTQEENEVS, from the exons ATGAGCTTTTCTTTGACTGTACTGACCTTCAATCTCAAAGAAGATCAGCCTGAAGGCAGTCCAAATTCGTGGGAGAAGAGAAGGGATTTGTGTATTAGTGTCATCACCAGTTACTCTCCTATGATTCTTTGTACCCAACAAG GTGTGAAATCGCAGTTGGATTATCTTCAACAGTGTTTGTCGG GTTATAATCAATTTGGAGTGTCTAGAAAAGGACCCCAAGACACTTTGGATGAGCATTGCACCATCTTCTATGACAAAGAGAAG ATAGTGAATACAATTTTGGATGAATTCAGCGCTCGTGCTCGTAGACGAAGTGCTTTACTAACTTGGCAGCACATTGCATCTTTACCTCCTAGCTTGCCAGTTGTATACTGTGGAGGATTTAACACACAGAAGGAATCAACTACGGGACGCTTTCTACTTGGGCGGTCCAG AGAACATGGTGCGGTAGGAGATATGAGAGATGTATGGCCCattgcaagagtaaggaaaaaTGTTTCACTGGTCCGCACATATCACGGATTCAAGG GTGACAAGCAAGGAGCTCTTGAATACTTCAAGTTGATTCTGAGAGCACTCTGCCTCTGCTGGGACCGTCAAACTCAAGATCTACATGTAGATTGGGTTCTCTTCAGAGGCAGGTCTCTGATTCCTGTACTGTGCGAGGTGGTTAACGATAATATTGATGGGTTCTATCCATCCTCACACTATCCTATTTTTGCTGAGTTTATGCTTCCTCGCACTGTGAGAATGCCCGAACCACCGACTActcaagaagaaaatgaagttaGCTAA